In the genome of Paenibacillus sp. GP183, the window AAGCAATCGCTATTGTGAAGGAAAAATATGACTATCTTGTCGCTCCGCAATTAATCGTTATGCACGTCATTCAAGCACCTTCTTATTCGTATGCCGCTTCAGCTGCACCGTACTATTTTAGCAATGTCAGTCATATGGAAACCGACACCAAGGTTCTTGATGAAGTAAAATTCAAGATTCCATCTACTTTAAACGTAATTTATGTAACAAGCCGGGGGCAACCCGCCCATTCAATATTGGAATATGCTCATGAAAATAATTGTGATCTCATAGTTATGGGCAGCCGCGGTTTGGGTGCTATACGAGAGTTTTTCCTTGGCAGTGTGAGCCACAATGTTGTCCAAAATTCAAAAGTTCCCGTT includes:
- a CDS encoding universal stress protein, whose protein sequence is MVTLIFSKVLVAYDGSNLSKKALDKAIAIVKEKYDYLVAPQLIVMHVIQAPSYSYAASAAPYYFSNVSHMETDTKVLDEVKFKIPSTLNVIYVTSRGQPAHSILEYAHENNCDLIVMGSRGLGAIREFFLGSVSHNVVQNSKVPVLVVK